The Oryza brachyantha chromosome 7, ObraRS2, whole genome shotgun sequence genomic interval TTCACGCCGGCGCAGCAAATGCAAATCACGTGGTTTGCGACCCTCAGGTGGGAGATTTGACGATGGAACGCCGGTTTATTGACCGACCTGACGTGGAAGGCTCAACAGCTTGTTACTTTTTGACGTGCCTCGAATCGATTCCTCGTGCTGAGCAGCTCAGGGGGAAGCATTAATCCAAACTTTTATGTTATGCGTGTTAGGGGAGATTTAGATTTTAACGAGTAgtacctccatatttttatataacgtCGTTGATGTCTACgttttatcatttgtcttatttaaaaaatatataattattaattattttgttataatatgatttattattataggaattttaagtatgcattataattttgcatatttgaatataaattttgaataaaacgaatggtcaaacataatcctaaaagtcaacggtgtcatatataaaaatatggagggagttgCTGTTTAATAGCTAGCTTCTAAGAAATTAGGAAAAGCTTTAAAACTCGGCTTATGgttcaaaatttataactaCATATTCTGAATATTTAAAAAGCTATGAACTGTGAAGCTAGAAAAAGCTCTTCAAATAGACTATTTGTTTAAGTTgaacgtgatttttttatcaccgTTTCTGCAATTGCCTCGAAGCAATTCCCCACGGCAGTTGGTGTGTACCGGcttgatcaaacattatacaAGTACAAACGGACCACGAGCCGTAGGACAAACGACGGGTTCGAAAAAAAGGCAAGATCCAACCACCTGACGGCAAATGTGAAGCCATGGCGAGCCTAGGAGCAAACTAGTAACAGCATTGCAAAAACTGCAAAGATAGCATATAGCAGTATACCACATATAACTAGTATGGTAGCCCACGCATAttatcataaattttattatctatataGAGTCACTTATCTTGattataattactttttaattattaattcgaatattaatttttttaattatatttttacatgaaactcATTTACCTGTACATCAACTCTTTtatgcataatatttaatttataatttaaattttagatacttctaaattgtatttgtatgttgattctttctcttatttttttctatttttaaccaaaattttagatctttctaaattgtatttatagatagactcttcccttaatatcaattatttcaaaaattttaattcaagatttggatttttctaaactttattaTACACAGActcttttgttatttttccttatttttaatCGATCTAttcgattaaaaaatatatttttttctttgattttcctTGTCCGATTGAAAAACCcgttattttcttctttttttttcagtccGATTAGAATCCAAGCTGTGACTGCAAGCTGCATGTCcgattaaattttttttgtccgtttccttatttctgttttttttgttttttattttctttcgatTAATGTAGGATTTTCTAACCCGTAAAAACGaacttatttttctattactttatatatataatagactaTGAGCATTTCCGACGTGCTCAATATTCAAGCAGACACTAATAACCATGAGCACGTCCGACGTGCTTGATATTCAAGCAGACACCATAATTCAGAATTTTGAAACCTAAGCTTTTTTACTGTCCTTAAGAAAGTACATCAAAATATcacattttgtaatataaaagTCGTACCTTTCGTAAGCTTGGGATCTGGAGATTCTGGACGGACGGTTGaatcgtcgccgtcctcggtGAACGGACCGGATTGGGCCGAATTTTTCCATAGGAATGAATTGCAAGTGGGCCTAGTCTCTAATTTCGTGTTCCAAATGAATTTCTTCTGCCATTAACTTTTTCATATGGATTGCTGCTATCCACATGGTTCAGAGCTTCAGACTCCAACTCGAACGCGTGTATTTTCCCTGTGCATCGCTAACAGTGGATCAAAGCGGTTTCGTTGATGCGCGTATTTTTGTTGGTTTGGTTGCAATGAAAAGACTTGACTGCGTTGGTTTTTAACAAATTGCTACTAATTCCCAACACATGAACACAATCACCAAAACTGATAGATATGCAATggaaatgggaaaaaaaaaaagaagtcaaGCAAGTCATGACAAGATGACCCGTGCGGTTCACATAGAGGGAGGATAAAACGAGTCGATTTGTGTGGAAAAGAAAGAATGGGCGCGTGCTTTGGCACTTTGTGTACCGTTGACCCTCGTTTCCAGGGGCTTTTCCTGATAATTCCAGATTGAAGCACGTGATTTAGGTGTGTGTTAGTGCATGAAAGGATTATTAGTAATCTTAACCCCATCGAAATCAACGTATCAACACTCAAGATCTTACTTGGATCTAGGGCTATCTTACGTGATTTGTTGCAGTGGTATTTTAGATTGTTTGAGTGGCTACTGGCTAGGTTCTTAATTTGAAAAAACTGTATCAGCCTCGTATTTTTACTTCTGTTTGTGcttatataccaaaatttaaatttttaacattaaatttgaagttaattttaatatctttttctaaattttatttttcaacattggtTCTTAGACcgttaagaatatgtacataaaaaatttatttataaattatttttcatttgtaaatatgttgtttggtattccattaaaaagttaaactaTCACAACTGTAGAGGCTGGGTAAaaggtactccctccgttttataatataagatgtttgactttttacttacaatatttaatcatttgtcttatttaaaaattatagaaatatcatttattttgcttataaattactttattatcaaaagaacattAAACATgacttcttattttttatatatgtactaaatttttaaataagataaatgatcaaacattacaactaaaaagttaaacatctatAGAACGGagaatggaggtagtaccGTTCTCTTATAAAGAACTATCACACGTATGATTTGTTGTTTTCGGAGTAATGGCCGCTGCCTGTTAGTCTGATACCACTACGGGGATCTACCACTTGGATGGCTCCGTGGTACAAACGCCCATGCTCTCCACCGCTCGTCCGAGCACGGCTCATTGAATACTACTCACTCACCAGGTCAAATTACATAGTAGTCAAATGCTAATCTAATCTGCAGATACTGTCACCGGATGATGCCATTACACCCTCTCGCTCTCACGCAGAAGCTGTCAAAAACCATCAAAATCATCGTGACGAGCCGAATGCCCGGATCCCCTGCAAATCATGTGCCAAAAAGTCGGACGGTGTTTCGTcgtatatgaaaaaaaatattttaaatgttgtaGCTACTGAAATGATGAAGATAATTGAAACATACTCTGAAATATTTTCGTTGTATATTGAAaacattaatttttcatctagTGAAACAACATGTTTTgttcatcaaaatataaaaataagaaatatcatgAAAAAGTCATGACAACATTTTGATTTACCCCAAGCgaagactgaaaaatattaactaaaacatgacaaaaaaataaaaaaagagtatcatttcatatatatatatatatatatatatatatatatatatatatatatatatatatatatatatatatatatatatatgaccttttcttttctcgatGTCGATTGGCTTTTAATTATTGCCATGGCTAAATTAACTCATTAACGATTtggtataatatatatgggtCTAGAATGCATatgttataaacataaacaaagaCAATTGCCAAATACAAGAGTGGTAAAGGATTAAATATCTCTACATCGAAGTACCAGTGAAACATCACAATCCAACGTAAAGAAACAACGAAAAATATTGGCTGAAACTTCAAAGAACCCAATGAAATTTCACTGGGCATTCACGTCGAGCATGCACAGTGCCGTCGGAGACGGACTGCCGCATCAGCACAGTGGCATACGGGCGAGCTAGTGACAACGGTGAGCCTAAGTGCGTGTGCCACATAGGACTACACTAGAGAGGGTATTGGATAATCTATACCTATACCCAATTTTAATTGTACCCACTCTTATAAAGATTACTTGAAGCCAAACTAAATGGATATTACACAATGAGTATGAGAAACCCAATTGGTAAGAGAATTTAGATATGCAGGTCTCACAGGTagaaaacatatcaaattttttacaaaattgctCTTCTACATAATAATTTTGTTCGctaaatttatgttaaatttaataaatttttatagtgtgaacatgagtttaaaagttttagatccaaatttatacatacaaaattGGTGAACAAAGCGGataaaatatgtgatatattttCCCATACCCAAACTTTAaatgtgtaattattttttacccaTACACTACCCAAATAACATAGATATAGATATGTATAGATATATGTAGAGTAATGAATAACTGATGATGACAGCCCGAACAACAAGTctaatataagtttataaaccAACCACGAAAACATGTGAATAAGAGAAGATGTGAATGGGAAGTGTTGTCTTTCATACTATAGCTAGGTTTACATATACTCCATCTAACATAGATACATCAAATCCTTATGAAatagaaaatgagaaaaaaataatagagttAACCTTTTAACTAATATATTATACGTATtattatactattgaacttattatttttttctaaggtCGGACACAAAGTGAGAATCATTTTCGGAATGCACGTGTCGCTGTGTCGCCGTAAGAGAAGGTACAATCGCAGGTTTTAAAGAGgtaagagagaagagtagttagctactaatttatgaaACACGCGCTTCAAAGAACACAGTatgtatatgatatatgtGATCCTATATTAATgctttatagataactattatataaattaatatagataattcagaattcagagcTTCCTGTAACGATGCCGCGGCGACCCGCCGTGTCCGGTCTAACCCATCCCTCTCCCCCGAGCCGGAAACCCGAGAACCCCGACGAGTCCAGCGCGGGCCTCCCCAACCACGTGTCTCTGGCAGCTGGGCCCCAGAGCGTCCGTGACTCCACGTAGACCCCCATCCGCGGGTGGACGCGACCCGTccgtccggccggccggccctcacgtgcagcagcagcgaccCGTACGACAGCGCGGGCCTCGGCCGCACGTGTCGCGCGCGGAACTCGTCGCGCCCACCCACCAACCCACCCATCCGCGGGTTCGGCTCGGGATTGGGGAACGTATGGACCGTCAGATTCGCATCGGGCGGGTGCTGGGGGTGTtcgcgccgtcgctccggACGCGTCCAGGTGGCGGCCCGCGTGGACGGCCGTTGGATTGGATCCCAGCGGCGGTGGTTGGATAGCGCGGGAAGAGGGGCAAGGGTTAGGAAAAGGTCATTAATTAATTCGATTAATTATTTTCGCGGGGATTAATACCTCGCTCCAccatcccctcccctcccctcccctccccctttGCTTATTTCATTCGCTCCTCGTCGCGTCGCCCTTGGCTCGCTCGGCTCCAAACGCAAAGCACCCAATTCCATTTCCACCGAGAAGAGcctctcgtcctcctcctcgccgccgtccacggggcatttggtttggtttggtttcgTCGGAGTGGAGCTGTACGGGGCTTGACGGGTAGGATGGAGTCGGACGCCTCTACCTCCCCGCGTCGGCGGAGCAGCAGCTGCTACAGCGACAGCGGCGATTCGTCGTGCTCCGAGCCGTTCAGCGAGTGCGGCAGCGACGACCTCTCGTTCAccccggccgcggccgcggggaTCCACCGGCTGCTGCTGTCGTGCGCCGCGGAGGCGTCGGACGGGACGGTCTCGTCGCTCGTCGCGGAGCTggagtcgccgtcgtcgtcactgGACTCGCTCCGGCGCGCCGCGATGGAGCTCCGCCTGCTGGCGAAGCACAACCCGGACAACCGGATTCGCatcgcggcggccggggcggtGCGGCCGCTCGTGGCGCTGCTGTCGCACGCCGACCCGCTCCTGCAGGAGCACGGCGTCACGGCGCTGCTCAACCTGTCGATCTGCGACGAGAACAAGGCGATCATCGTGGAGGCCGGCGCGATACGGCCGCTCGTGCACGCGCTCAAGtcggccgcgtcgcccgccgcgcggGAGAACGCCGCGTGCGCGCTGCTCCGCCTGTCCCAGCTCGACGGCTCCGCCGCAGCCTCCATCGGCCGGGCGGGCGCCATCCCGCTGCTGGTCTCCCTCCTCGAGActggcggcgcgcgcgggaagaAGGACGCCGCCACGGCACTCTACGCGCTCTGCAGCGGCGCGCGCGAGaaccgcctccgcgccgtgGAGGCCGGGGCCGTCCGCCCCCTGCTAGACCTCATGGCCGACCCGGAGACCGGCATGGTGGACAAGGCGGCCTACGTCCTGCACTCCCTTGTGGGCATCGCCGAgggccgctccgccgccgtcgaggagggcggcgtccCCGTCCTCGTAGAGATGGTGGAGGTCGGCACCCCGCGGCAGAAGGAGATCGCTACCCTCTGTCTCCTACAGATCTGTGAGGACAACGCCGTCTACCGCACCATGGTCGCCCGCGAAGGCGCCATCCCTCCCCTCGTGGCCCTCTCCCAATCCTCCTCCGCTCGCCCCAAGCTCAAAACCAAGGTAATCAATCGCATTTCCTCACCCAAACCACAGTCCTTTTCACATCCCAACCACAAATTACACGTTCTTTGAACACACAAATTTGGAGAGATCATGTACTGATCGGCTTATGATTCCGCAGGCGGAGGCGCTGATCGAGATGCTGCGGCAGCCACGAAGCGCGAGCCTGCgcgcgaggccggcggcggtcgtTGCGGCGGAGTGACCCCGGTCGATTCAAGTGGCGTGCTTTCCGTTCCCCCATTCCCTGCggcgagccgagccgagcccagccggcggcgggcgatcGGCCAGCGCGTGTAAATACCAAGCAGCGTGTTTGCGTCCGCGAGCGAGTGTACATTTTCCCTCAAGCGAGATGGCGACGAgacgacggtggtggtggagagaAGAAAAGTCTCCTGTAAAATTTCTTTCTTCCCCCACCACTTCTTTTGTTcttcgtttcttttttttcccacttCTCTTATTATCCCctagcttgcttgcttgcttggttGCTCACTTCATCCTCATCAAACGAGGAGAAGATtgtgcaaaaaaagaaaagctacaaaaaaaatcatgtgtgCGCGTGTGGTTTCAAACAGTGAGAATTTTGTGCTATGTCACTGTGTGCGCGACACGTCAGGAATCTCGCTGCAGGTTTCTGTGAAACACAACAAGAAACCTCCTGTCTCTGGAAGCACCAGCCGGTCGGAAACTTCGGAATTTTCATCTGGAAAAAACACACAGGCGCTGTTCCTGcaccgtttttttttctttttacgagTGGTTACAGTTTAACCACCGTGAGATCAAGGCTATGGTCCGTGGTAGGAACGGCGAGTTCGTTAGGCCGTGAGTGGGTGCGTGACTTGGTAAACCAGCAACCTTTACTACCGTTTCAAACCAACAGGGAAAGCGTCGAAAATTTTCCAGTGACCATCCTTGTCACCTTCTACTACTCTACTCACTTCTTCTGTGTCTTTGGTGTCACCAAATGGCtcgtttcttttcttcatctgctgctgctgctgcctgtgGTCTGGAAGACGCAGGAGGACGGATTGGTGGAGAGCGGCGTGGGGGGCCCGGGAGCGGTAAAGGTGAGAGATCTTGCGATCATTCGCTCGCCTGCAGCTGAAAACGACCCTGTTCTCTGGCTGAATCTAGCCTCTGCTGTTAGTTTTCGGTTTCTGGAGCTCTCGTTTTCCGAGGCACGGATGAAAAGCATACGAGTATGCCTACTTTGCCTACTACACCAACGTGGCTACTTGGTATTTGTACGTACGTGTCTGTGTACGTCTCCCGATATGGGTGCAGAGGTAGTGGAGTTACACGCCGAGATCGAGCACATCGTTTCATTCACTTGTCGTTTTCCCAATGGGCACTTGTCGTTGCATGGCTATATATGCATCCCTTGGATGTATTGTAGTGTACGTCCTTGGCTGGACTCGACTCTCTTTTTCGGATATGACGTGGATGCACGTCCACGGCGAGCGGTAGCAGTAGCGGCAAGAATgagatttttctcttttctacaTGAATCTGTGCTTTCCTGCTCCTACAACAACACCTTGGACGCAGCGCGGACAGCTTCTCCGTGGAGTGCTCGTAGGTCGTACCCATGACATTGACTGTCGTTGACGTTTTGCTACTTGTGTAATGGTGTACTGCAGCTCAGGGGAACGGAGAATGTTAACTGTTGCTAACTACGGGGTGTATTGCTCGTGCATTGACCAGGCTAATCGTCAACGCCCTTGCAAAATAGTATAATACAGATTTGACTTTGGTTGGAGCTATTGACTTTCGCCCATTTGCCCTGTTCAAAGCAACACCAGAATCCTTCAAAGCAGAAGGGGAATGAAGCGGAGTTGGTTGTCAACCTCAACCGCGGACAATTCTACGGCACCTACACATAACAATCAAAGAGCTTTACAGTACTTGAGTAGGTACGgagagatattaaaattttaatgtaaaatttagtgtcCCCTAGTACCTCTATACgaagagatactaaaattttgtattgaaattttaatatctccTGTATCTTCTGAACgacggtaaaattgctcaactTAAAAAGGTCGTCCATGGAAAGCGCACGAAAACCACATCCAccgtgaaaaaaaagagaaggggGCATTTAACCGGTATTCATCGTGCACTAAACACACCGCCATATTGCAAAGTTCCAACAGCTTCGCACGATTCGCATCACCATCACACATCACCGGCCTCAGGGCTCCTCCCGGTGCCGCACCCACACATGCGCTGCCGGGGCCCGGCAGCCGCGCGAACCGACACGTgagctctcctcctctccccctctctctcgcgcgccaATCGCGTCGTGAGCCGATCCGCGGGGGGCGCGCCACGCGTCGCGGGCCGTCCCGTCGtgcgcggccggcgccgctgggggccatcgcctccgcctccgcgcggccgcggccactTGGTGTGCGGTTGCGTTGCGTTCCGTTGCCTTTTTCCGCCGCTGGAGTGGAGCCGGACGTGTTGCGGTTGATGGCGGGGCAGAGCGGAGggtggcggacggcggcgacgacgacggatgGGGGTGCTGTccccgctgctgccgccacaCACATGCAAGTATAACGGGGATCATGTGACGGCACATGAGCCGGTACTGTGCTGCTGTATGATTGATCGATCTCTGTCTAAAAGAAAACGTTTTCTTGCCCGATGTCTCTGATTGCGTGCAGCActgctatacatatataatgatGGGGATATGGCTGTTGTAGTTTTGCAGAGATTGGTACGGTGCCGCATGTGTGCATATCGCCAGAGTAAAAATTTGTGTGCAACATGTCATTTTGTTATCGGTGCGTGCGTGTGTAGATTGTACCATGTGCTCACTAGGAGTGGTGGAGATTAAACCAGATGGGGTTGACCACCATCGGGATTTTGTTTGTAGTACTCTTCGTTACAGAGCTGACGatctttcttgtttttatatgCATTGACTTGCCTTCGTTTTGTTTCTTCTCTTCCATACACGTGCTAATCCACGTACGAATTCGCCACGAAGATCTGCGTGTGGCGGAGGCGCGGCATGCCCGCATGGGCGGAACGCCGGGGGACAGGGTAGGATGCACCCGTAAGTGACCGTGACAGAGAGCGAGTGTGTGTGCACGGTGCGTCGAGCTGATGACACTACCTCTGCAGCAAGTTGTTGGGGGGACTCGAGGCCACGAATCCGCGACGCGTGGCACACGGGCGCGGCCCACGCTGGACCGCGACCGCGGCCACATGCGTTGCACTGCGGCTGCACCGGCGGATCGGGGCACCCACCCGCCCGGCCCGGGCGCACGGATCAGCAGCGGCCGGTGGCGAAAGGCACAGCGCCCCAGCGTACGCACGCACGAATGCAcgaccaaccaaccaaccttctcgcgtcgcgtcgcggcGCGCGCCCCCCGGCACATCGGCGTGGGGCGGCGTAAACGCTTGTCGCTCCGGCCGGTGATGCGTTGCGCTTGCGCAGAATTACGCCGATTCTCCCTGCCCATCCTACCTTTCTGGCGTCGTGTCTAGTATGTTTTATACTAGCGTCATCCCGTTGGGGATCTCTGCATGAGATTCAGTCCGACCGGTTGCGTTGTGTAccataattttgtttcttttaatatACTGGCCAGCAGTCTTTTACGTGTTCGAAAAAAATTTACGCCGATTCGGCTGAGTTTTTGACGGAAGCGGATCGGTGAGGGACCGGTTCGTCGTACGCAGCGAGCAGGATAACGATAGGGATAGCGTGTGCTCGAACGGGTTCGATCGAGAGCTTTTCGATcgcgaaaaataatttgccgtcgccatcgccatcgccaaaTGATGATGCGTGCCCATCCCCAATAATCCCGAGCTAATCAAGCCGTCGCCTCTGGCCGAGATCGAGGTCCAGGCGGTAGCAGTTAAACGCTgcctttttgaaaaaagaaaaaaagttgatgAACTTACGGCCTTGTACGCAATGATTCGCATTAGCAGTTCGTGCTCCATTCGTTAGTTCGGCGTACGACCACCGAGATAAATTCGGAGTCACATCAGATCATCATTTGCCTGTGGAAAAGGGAGTAAATCCAATCCAGAATAGTAGGCAATTAGGCATGGTCAGACATTGTTAATCCCATTTCTTTTCGTAGGGTTTAATGCCATGCATTATTTGATGTTTGTGATATCATTTCAGTGTATAAGCAAATAAATTGGTTTATATAAGGatggaaaagttgtttttagaaaagtaTGCCGAGAAAATTTCTTGCAGCCATTTTTTACATAATGAACCATTTAGAAGATAGATAattactctctccatattttaatagatagcTTTGATAGTTTTTTGTCGacttttgactattcgtcttgcttttttttgcaaacatgTGAAAGTGTGAATTCAGTAACAAAtccaatcataacaaaataaatgataaccATGAAagtattttgaataaaacaaatggtcaaacgtgtaacacaaagtcaatgacatcatctattaaaataaaaaataagtatataaataaaacccaaaATTCAGATTCGGAAAAGAATGTGACCAAATTTAAAGGGTCAAGCTGATTAATATTCCCTCATGGTTTAAATTTCGACTGTTTGAAGCAATACTTGTCTTCGGAATTTTAGACTGGGTACAATTTGACGTTTGAACACTTTCTGGATGCGTTTGATTAATTTCGCTTTCTGTGTCGACCAAATGGATTACGATGTGGACTCCCAACAATACCATCAGAAGACGAATTCTTTCGTGTATTTCGTTGAACTTTTGactccatatatataactttttaggGAAAGAAAATAGTAGAGACTACTAACATATATGCAACTTGCGTTACATACGGACCCGTTCATCCACCGgctattttatttgttaacaTAAAAACATTGCATTTGATccgttcttttcttttgcatacTTGTTGAGTTTTTGATACAAACATGTCTAAAGGGCACGTGTATTTCTGGGGGCAGTTCTGTTGTTCTTGTCAATGTACTAGCAGGCACCATTTTTCTATTGTAAACCTCTAATGGGATAATCTAAACTTGTACACTAGAAATTTAACaccttcagaaaaaaaattgtatatttcTTAAACTTTGGATGGCAAAGACACCGTTTACCTTCCAATACCCTTAACATGGATTGTACATAAACTCGGTTTCTCtatttaatagtttttttaccatcgtTGAGATCAAGGATattaccttgagataccatattttttacttaaaacCTGATATCTCTATTTActaggtaccaaattattttggtATATTTGGGTAGTTTCTCTTGGACAGaatttttcatattacaaTATTAGGGAATGGTTTTGCCTTCTGTCAGAAAAAAACACGTGTATACACGTGGGTATGGTACCTAAACCTATGTATCATGcctcttttatttattatatcataacaatttttttcataaaatacgACAAGTACACTCATGTAAACATTTTACAACTAATGATAGTTGGACAAAACCGAAAGCACATAATAACTCCATATATGATAATGTAGATTGAGTACAACTTCTGAATTATTgggaagggggggggggcagaACTTTTGTAGTTCAGTTTGAGCATGTGCTAGCCTCACATAAAATTCAGGTATTGCAAAGATCTGAGCATTTTGCCTGGTAGGAAGAACCAGGCTGCATCCTGACATGCCGTCCGGCAATctgaatctaaaatttgttccTCAGTTCAATTGTCTATTTTCCCCAGGTGCTACATCTGctgtcatgaaaaaaaaaaagctgtaCTACTGCTGTGGTTTGTATGAGGATAGTTCTAGGGAGCTGCagtggagaaaagaaaaagaatcaaacCCAAGAAGATTCCGATTATTTCATATTCCTATTTCATTTTTCCTGTTTCCCTAGCTAAGATTTGTGAGCTGTCACTGATGTGCATGTCCCTTGGTACACCAACAAATGGAGCTGTCATGTCAGCTTAAGGCACTAGCcagagaaaataatatttggaCAGAATCATATGTTGTTCATGTCATTTGGCCTTGGCCGCGACACGGcatgattaaaatatagatgaatggGTTGCCTTTGTAGCTTTCTGAGAAGCTGTTGCATGAGAACTCTGGGATCTTCTTTGCCATTGTAAACTGAAGCCAACAAATTGGCTGCATCAGATAAGTCTTTGCAGTAGTTGGGATGACAATATATCTCTCCAGATAGTGATCTCTCTTTAAAATGCAATGTACCGCTACGAAGCTCGTGTTGTAAATGAGACCGTACAATTCCATTTCCATTTAGTACCAGGATCGCTTCAATTATTTGGTAGGATTTGGTTTGTCGGTGTGAGTTGAACTGAGACAAGTAGAGATTTAGTAATACGCTAGTCATGTGTCATGAATGGTCACCCTGACATCTTGCAATGATGCATCAAGTATTCAAACCTGAAGCCTTGCTCATACCTCagagtgttattttcagtacACCGAGTTCCTGAAAACATTATTGTAGTATCTGACGCAAGATGCCTTGGATTATCAAAGATGAAGTGATCTAAGAAACTAAATGTATAGACTACCAGAAACAAAGTGATCTAAGAAAGCCACGAGGAAAGGCAGGATTCTCTTCTGTGTGAACAAGCcttacttttattttcttttttctcgaGAGGATGAACAAAGGCTGTCAGCTGAGCAAGATAACTCACCAATTCGAGTGAACCAAAACAATGATCAATATTCCAAGGCCATGAGCTTTTCAGGgcaaaaaataatagtggGCACAGATAGCGCCTGCACTGTTCCTAAACAAATCCGCCACAGAACACTTTGAGAGAAGTTGACCAACGCATAGCAAATTAGCAACACAACAAAATTAAGCACTACCATTTTGCATCATCATCTCTGTGTTAATTAATCCCCAAGACGCGGCTGAAACCGTACCAAAGCTTGGACAGAAGGAGTAGGAGTAGCCGTCATGATCAAAACAGCTAACTAGACCGAAATGAGGATACGGATTTGTATTATCTtttggagaaagaaaagaaaaggcgcGCAGATGCAGCCACTCGTGTGACGCACTTTAGTTGTTCGCCAAGCAACATCCTTGCTCCCCCCTTCGAGCAGTTGTTGAGCAGTAG includes:
- the LOC102720442 gene encoding U-box domain-containing protein 4-like is translated as MESDASTSPRRRSSSCYSDSGDSSCSEPFSECGSDDLSFTPAAAAGIHRLLLSCAAEASDGTVSSLVAELESPSSSLDSLRRAAMELRLLAKHNPDNRIRIAAAGAVRPLVALLSHADPLLQEHGVTALLNLSICDENKAIIVEAGAIRPLVHALKSAASPAARENAACALLRLSQLDGSAAASIGRAGAIPLLVSLLETGGARGKKDAATALYALCSGARENRLRAVEAGAVRPLLDLMADPETGMVDKAAYVLHSLVGIAEGRSAAVEEGGVPVLVEMVEVGTPRQKEIATLCLLQICEDNAVYRTMVAREGAIPPLVALSQSSSARPKLKTKAEALIEMLRQPRSASLRARPAAVVAAE